CCttacctgaggtcacacagtctCGAAATCAAACTTGAACCCAGGCCTCCTAATCAACCCATGCTCTTTCTCCTCATCACACTGTCTCTACTGagacaaagatgaaaataatccACAAACCTGAGGTCCGATTGAGAAATATAGTGGCAATGAGGAGCTTCCATGGGTCGTGGAAAAGTGTTTCTTGGACAAGATTAAAAGGTGACCGAGGAGGGGTCCACTTCTTAAAGGCTTTGCGTCGTGGGGGGCTAAGAGCTAAACACACACACTACATCAGAGCTGCACACCTGAAATAgatttaaaatctgatttttctGATTGGGAAAGAGATACCTTCTTTGTTGTATTTGCTGGAGAAATACaggcttgttttccttttttctatttggGTCTGTGGGATGGTATCTTCTGAAAAGGAAGCATGAACACTGTTAATAGACTCTACAGTTAAGCGTAAAGAAATATTCAGGGGTACAAATTATTGTCATAACATATTACTCTTACAAAACATgtagtgtgtgccaggcactgttctaaaaactataaaaattaacCAATTTAATCCTACTAGTGACCCAGGAGCTAGGTATTATTCATCTCCactctacagataaggaaactgagggacagagaagctaagtaacttgcccaaggtcacacagctagtgtcAGAACTGAAATTCAAATCCAAGCAGTCTGGCTTCTAAGTCCATGACTTTAACCACTCTGAACACTAGTTTTCTATACTTATGTTCAGagttcacagtattaaaaagtttgaaataatacAGAGCATTGCAAATTGTGACACATTTGTACAATGTGGTCATTGAAATACTTTTAAGACTGTGTCATGATTATTTTCCCCCAGGTCACTaacttttaagtgaaaaaagcaatatTCTACATATGATcacaatttaataataaaaaaaatgacagagatTGTATTGAAATACACTAAAATGGCATAATAGtcactgttaatttttttctcctttaactttttatattttccaaaatttctgcAGTGAACTCTTAAActtaccaaaaaggaaaaaaaaaagagagagaaaaaatagaacCTGCAGAAAAATCTAAGATTTGGACCGTAGAATACCTAAGACCATGATCTACCTACAAGCTCAGTTAATTCAATAAAGACTATTCAACCAGGGTTACTGGGCTTCCCTTTCTTAATTCTAAAATTATCACATTTAATGTTTCCTGTAGCCTCTACATTTGAATGTCAGTTAATAATACCTTGCATTTGTACATCGTGAAGCTATCTTTTTCACTTCTCATTTTAGTTGACAATATTTTTGATGTGAAAAACAGGACTGGTGAAGgctattacctccattttacagatgaagaaactaaagcttAGAAATTAAGCAACAATCCAAAAATGACAGGAGGATTGATTATAGATTGGGACAAGTATCCAGGTTCTCCAGATAATTAGTCTAGTGTTTGTCTGTATTCTAGTTAGAATAGGCAAAGCCTAGTAGAAAGTAAGAAAGTGTTAGAACAAAGGAAACTGCTTTTACTAGCTACCTGGTAATCTCTTCTGTGAGTTCCTATAAATATTAGCTATCTTCCCTTATTACAAGGAGACTGAAGCTCAGTTTATTTGGCAATTTCTAACTTAGTCAGTGGTAAAGTCTTACTGTTCCATGGGACATCTTTTTAACCTAAGGGTACTCCATCTCATGTTGAGAACTAGACTTCTTTATTGAGTGGAGAAATAGGACACTTCTATTTTAGTTGCAAAAGGATGTCTGTAATATTTTACTTATCCATTATActacaataagtacataccctcAAGCTCAAAGTTAAAGAGACAGGCCTGAAGAACTGTTAACGTAGTTCCAACTTCTGTTAAACGTAGAGACATTCCAGGCACAGCAAAGGCATAAAATCATGAGTGGGTGTGACAGCAGGAATCAAGTCTAACCCCCAGTGCACCAATTTGCTCAGGCTGTCTCTCCACAGGACTTTTAAGTAAAATTACTATTCTTCTTTAAGGGAGTTATTCATTATACCATAATGACATAATGAATAACTAATACTGGGTTGCTTGAAAGGTCTCCTCTTTATCTCTTATTCACTGAGGTACTATAAAGGCAAAATTGCTAAGCTCTGAACTCTGTATTAAGAGCATATTACAAATAATAGATGAACTATGTGATTACCACTTTGAATTATTGAGAGCTCTTAAGTATTTTAGAGAAGCATTACATTATAATAGAAGATAAAAATGACTATGATACATACAAAACTAAATTGGAAGTCACAAATCCGTAATAAGTAATAGGAAGGGTGCAGAGAACACACAAACTATTGTCAATCAGTTTATGTATAAAAGGAGTCTCCCCCAAAGCTTTTCATAAGTGAAACCTTTTCATTTTCCCTAAAGTTGTAAGATTACTGGCTGAAAGCTGGAAAGAAGGGAAAGCACTGTCGGGGAGAGTACCAGCTGTTGAGCCAGGGGAGCTCGTGGCAGCTGTTAGTGGCACAATTTTTATTTGCTGGGGGCATCAAGGCAGTGGCCAGCTGAGTCCCTTTCTGCCACAGGAAGGGGCTTGAAGGCTGGCTAGAGGAGGTACTAGATCAACTGGTAGAATGTGCCGGATATTTGGCCCTATTTCTTTATTGTATTCCTATATCCTAACCGGGTACAGATGTGAAATACAATATCCAGGAGTATAAACTCCTCGTCACATGTTTAATAGCACTTCAGTGCAATGAATACCTTGACATGTTTTCACAGAAAGACAGTCTTTTTCGGTTTGTGAGCAGTTCCTGTCCATTTCAGAGCCACATTTTAAAGTGTCAATATGCAAATGCTCCTTCCTTTTGCCAACTTCTACTTCTGTTCTTATTTCTTCAGATTCTAAAAAGGTACCCTCACGCTTCTGGCTTTGTTCTGCTTCTTTGCTTGAACGTGATTTGTTGATGATGCTGGAAGTTATCTGTTCACAATGAAAATTTGATTCTGAACTCAATGATTTTTCTTCTACAAGTCTCTTTGCTTCATTGGTCACACTGAGGTTGCTGCTTGCTCTGGCATCAGAAATGGAGAGAGCTCCATCAAGGTGACTTTGTTGTGTGACAGATTCACTTTCAGCATCTTCCTTAGTATGCacagtttctctttttctattactttGAACAGACTCTGGAAGTCTCTTCCGGTGCCTTGTTTTAGTTTCCTTAATTTGAATTTCGTTCAAAGTAGTCACCTTTCCTTTGGACCTTCTCACCTTTCCAGGTTCAACAGCATGAACACCCTCATCTTCTTTCAAAAGCATGGAAGAAGGAATGGAAGTAAAGTTGGATAGTCCTCTGCTATCTTGCAATTCCAAACCACCACCTGGCAgaggaaacacattttttttccacctGCTTCGTGTCCTGAGGTTCCGGTTTAAATTGTTACTTTTGCTTTGCAGTTGGGACTGAGTCAAAGCTGCCATGCTGCCGTCTTTATCTCTTGACTTCATGCCCCTTTTAGAAAGTACAGTAAAATCAAAATCTTCTGGCTTAAGTGAAGTCTCTCCATTTTTGTGAAGATATTTAGCAACTGAACTTTTGGATCTGAACTTCAGTCCCTGTGGGCTAGAAAATATTAAAGGACACTTATTGctagtaaataaaaattacttaaaaattggatcacatttcagatttttaattAATACTTTCCAAATGTTGCCATGGGCAtttagcatttaaaataaaaaaatagtgataAAATAGTACTTTTATATAGTTTCCTATATGACagtataatttacaaataaaacttAAGTGCAACCTTACCATTAACCATTCACAGGAGAAAATATACGTACTTGTCCCCAAGTCACTTAATATAACCAGTGACATTGAAGAATAGAATCCATAATGGTTTTATGGTAAAAACAAAAAGGCCAAGGTTCCTGCTATGTTTTCCTGTTACCTCTAGACAAAATTGTTTGGCCGTACTCTCTTACCACCTTGCACACTCACCTGATAAAATATACATCATATCTTCCTGCTGTTTTCCCAGATAACCTTTGCTTCACAACTCTTTCCCATCCACATGGGACAGACTTATGGCATACTGTCACTGAAGGATCATCACATTGAGCAGAATTGATGGATTCTTGAGGCAGGGGATTACACTCATTGCTTTTTATTACTGCTTGTTTATCATCGTCCCCCAATCTTTCCAATCCCAGAGCACCATCTTCCTTgctgaaaaaacaaagaacaagtgATTAgctcatttaaaatttatcttcctCTGCTGATTCAATTTCAATCCATGAATGGGCAGGAACTTCATGGACTACTTAGACTGTCCATGATTTCACAATCAGAATGGACCAATCTTATTCTATGGGAATGTCTTCCTACCTTCCACCCCCCCAATATCTTCCCATCCTCCAACATGGGTTAAAAAGGGTTGGAAATCTCTGCACGATGAAATGCTCAAGCTATTTGCTAGAAATTATTTTTGGTTAATCATTGAGTAGGCTATTATAAAGATTTCTGGTGACACCTGGCAGTTGAAAAACATGAATAACTGAGCTCTTAACCTGGGGTCAACAGAACTGCTTAAAAGAGACAGTGGGAcaccttcctcctccccaaatATGTGAggtaaaaattttatatatgtatgtatttcttcAGGGGGAGGGGATCTATTGTTTCATAAGATGTGACTCTCCAAAAGGTAAATAATTTATGATACAGAATTTTCAACTGTCTTTCATCCATCCTTGTGATAACCTTGTGAAGTAGGTAGGATAAGGATTACTCTCATTTATTATTAAACTGAGTGATAGGAAGATTAAGTTACTTGCAGAACTGATACCAGAACCCAGGTCTACTAAATCTTGGTCTAATATTTCTTCCCCTGTACTATTAATGAACAACTTCAGTAGGGTGTATCCTAATCACGAAATCACAAGTTTTAAAAGTTGGATGGGTCTAACTTTTTTTTAGAGATGTCTAACTCAACTCTCTTCTACAAACAAGGAAACTAAACAAGAGCTAGTGACTGACTAGAACTGGAATCAAGGTCTTTGAAGTAATTTGGAGTTCAATAACTTGGGAAATAGGTGGATCTTAAGAAATTATATAGTCACAATTTTGGAGGTAAGAAAATGGAAACCTGGTGAAAACAGCGCAGACTAAAAAAGTCAAcagactgggttcaaatcccggcTATGCCATTTACTAGCAGTGTGTCCAAGAGCAAATTACTCCAGTCTCTTCTCTTCGTCTGTTAAAAGGAGGTATACCTTTTTTAAGGCAGTTCTGAGGTTtagattttgaaaggaaaaaaaaggtaaattgaaaaaaaaaaggtaaatcatCTTCGCCCCATATCTCATGTATACAACTACTCACTGACTGTAGCTTCCTCTATTGCTTCTCATATGACCCATTTTTGGAGCTCCCCTGGCTGCTTAACATGACCTCTCCTCCTCCGAAGATCCTCCAACCCAAGCCGGCCTCTCCTTGCACCATTAAACCTCCCTGCTTCTCCTAACACCTCCGGCATTTCGGGTGAGCACAGCAGTCGGGGGTACCACGGGGCTGAACCCACTGCAGAAGAACCTGAGCTACAGCCCTACCTCCTAGTGACTAACACTGTGAGCCTCGATGTCTTTGTCGATCCTAGGTTATTAAGGCCCATCCACGTTCTACTTCCCTGCTCCTATTTTACAGTTGGTGAAGCAGAGGTACGAAAGGGGGCAGTAACTTGCCGGAGGTGACAAGGCCGGTCTGGGACTAGGCGCTCACTGGCGGTGCCCGCGAGGGCGTCTCCGCAGTCTCCCAGGCTCGGACTCTCCATCCTAGCCGTGCTCTTCACGGCTCCGGCTGCAGCAACGAGCC
The DNA window shown above is from Manis javanica isolate MJ-LG chromosome 3, MJ_LKY, whole genome shotgun sequence and carries:
- the MBD4 gene encoding methyl-CpG-binding domain protein 4 isoform X1, encoding MESPSLGDCGDALAGTASERLVPDRPCHLRKEDGALGLERLGDDDKQAVIKSNECNPLPQESINSAQCDDPSVTVCHKSVPCGWERVVKQRLSGKTAGRYDVYFISPQGLKFRSKSSVAKYLHKNGETSLKPEDFDFTVLSKRGMKSRDKDGSMAALTQSQLQSKSNNLNRNLRTRSRWKKNVFPLPGGGLELQDSRGLSNFTSIPSSMLLKEDEGVHAVEPGKVRRSKGKVTTLNEIQIKETKTRHRKRLPESVQSNRKRETVHTKEDAESESVTQQSHLDGALSISDARASSNLSVTNEAKRLVEEKSLSSESNFHCEQITSSIINKSRSSKEAEQSQKREGTFLESEEIRTEVEVGKRKEHLHIDTLKCGSEMDRNCSQTEKDCLSVKTCQEDTIPQTQIEKRKTSLYFSSKYNKEALSPPRRKAFKKWTPPRSPFNLVQETLFHDPWKLLIATIFLNRTSGKMAIPVLWEFLEKYPSAEVARAADWRDVSELLKPLGLYDLRAKTIIKFSDEYLTKQWRYPIELHGIGKYGNDSYRIFCINEWKQVRPEDHKLNKYHDWLWENHKKLSLS
- the MBD4 gene encoding methyl-CpG-binding domain protein 4 isoform X2 gives rise to the protein MESPSLGDCGDALAGTASERLVPDRPCHLRKEDGALGLERLGDDDKQAVIKSNECNPLPQESINSAQCDDPSVTVCHKSVPCGWERVVKQRLSGKTAGRYDVYFISPQGLKFRSKSSVAKYLHKNGETSLKPEDFDFTVLSKRGMKSRDKDGSMAALTQSQLQSKSNNLNRNLRTRSRWKKNVFPLPGGGLELQDSRGLSNFTSIPSSMLLKEDEGVHAVEPGKVRRSKGKVTTLNEIQIKETKTRHRKRLPESVQSNRKRETVHTKEDAESESVTQQSHLDGALSISDARASSNLSVTNEAKRLVEEKSLSSESNFHCEQITSSIINKSRSSKEAEQSQKREGTFLESEEIRTEVEVGKRKEHLHIDTLKCGSEMDRNCSQTEKDCLSVKTCQEDTIPQTQIEKRKTSLYFSSKYNKEALSPPRRKAFKKWTPPRSPFNLVQETLFHDPWKLLIATIFLNRTSGKMAIPVLWEFLEKYPSAEVARAADWRDVSELLKPLGLYDLRAKTIIKFSAPHHPTFRGSIYLEAGLIRGVLHSQMSI
- the MBD4 gene encoding methyl-CpG-binding domain protein 4 isoform X3, which translates into the protein MESPSLGDCGDALAGTASERLVPDRPCHLRKEDGALGLERLGDDDKQAVIKSNECNPLPQESINSAQCDDPSVTVCHKSVPCGWERVVKQRLSGKTAGRYDVYFISPQGLKFRSKSSVAKYLHKNGETSLKPEDFDFTVLSKRGMKSRDKDGSMAALTQSQLQSKSNNLNRNLRTRSRWKKNVFPLPGGGLELQDSRGLSNFTSIPSSMLLKEDEGVHAVEPGKVRRSKGKVTTLNEIQIKETKTRHRKRLPESVQSNRKRETVHTKEDAESESVTQQSHLDGALSISDARASSNLSVTNEAKRLVEEKSLSSESNFHCEQITSSIINKSRSSKEAEQSQKREGTFLESEEIRTEVEVGKRKEHLHIDTLKCGSEMDRNCSQTEKDCLSVKTCQEDTIPQTQIEKRKTSLYFSSKYNKEALSPPRRKAFKKWTPPRSPFNLVQETLFHDPWKLLIATIFLNRTSGKMAIPVLWEFLEKYPSAEVARAADWRDVSELLKPLGLYDLRAKTIIKFSGEVSI
- the MBD4 gene encoding methyl-CpG-binding domain protein 4 isoform X4 is translated as MESPSLGDCGDALAGTASERLVPDRPCHLRKEDGALGLERLGDDDKQAVIKSNECNPLPQESINSAQCDDPSVTVCHKSVPCGWERVVKQRLSGKTAGRYDVYFISPQGLKFRSKSSVAKYLHKNGETSLKPEDFDFTVLSKRGMKSRDKDGSMAALTQSQLQSKSNNLNRNLRTRSRWKKNVFPLPGGGLELQDSRGLSNFTSIPSSMLLKEDEGVHAVEPGKVRRSKGKVTTLNEIQIKETKTRHRKRLPESVQSNRKRETVHTKEDAESESVTQQSHLDGALSISDARASSNLSVTNEAKRLVEEKSLSSESNFHCEQITSSIINKSRSSKEAEQSQKREGTFLESEEIRTEVEVGKRKEHLHIDTLKCGSEMDRNCSQTEKDCLSVKTCQEDTIPQTQIEKRKTSLYFSSKYNKEALSPPRRKAFKKWTPPRSPFNLVQETLFHDPWKLLIATIFLNRTSGKMAIPVLWEFLEKYPSAEVARAADWRDVSELLKPLGLYDLRAKTIIKFSGAP